From Persicobacter psychrovividus, one genomic window encodes:
- a CDS encoding OmpH family outer membrane protein: MFAFLSCSVAFISPSLAHAQVKVGYVDVDFVLQHHNGFGLIQAELELFKRQIAEQRAKKMQRYQDEIMELNHYRDTFSGEVVKSREESVEKMRKSLIDFDKKSQDDIVSKEQALFQPVYHKVDRYIREIAENEGFTHVFTAKVRGTIFILSGSEQYDLTKEVLARFK; the protein is encoded by the coding sequence TTGTTTGCATTCCTAAGTTGTTCGGTAGCATTTATTTCACCGTCTTTAGCACATGCACAAGTTAAGGTAGGTTATGTAGATGTAGATTTTGTTTTGCAGCATCATAACGGTTTTGGTCTTATTCAGGCAGAATTGGAGCTTTTTAAGCGTCAGATTGCGGAGCAGCGTGCCAAAAAAATGCAGCGGTATCAGGATGAGATAATGGAACTGAATCATTATCGGGATACTTTCTCGGGGGAAGTGGTGAAGAGCCGTGAAGAGTCTGTCGAAAAAATGCGAAAGTCATTGATCGACTTCGACAAGAAAAGTCAGGACGATATTGTGAGCAAAGAGCAAGCGCTGTTTCAGCCTGTTTATCATAAGGTAGACCGGTACATTCGGGAAATTGCAGAAAATGAGGGTTTCACTCATGTTTTTACCGCCAAAGTTCGCGGCACGATTTTCATACTCTCGGGGAGTGAACAGTATGATTTGACAAAAGAAGTTTTAGCCAGATTTAAATAA
- a CDS encoding YchJ family protein: MSMICPCGRPRLYEDCCGKYITGREKAPTALDLMRSRYTAHVKANVDYIVNTTLPEQQADIDRAAVTAWAVKTQWKGLEIVSTLEKEEGNEGIVEFKAFFEANGQVKQHHERSIFEKREDQWYYVGGATNPSSKGDRIQRNGQCPCGSGKKYKKCCGK, encoded by the coding sequence ATGAGTATGATTTGCCCATGTGGACGCCCAAGGCTTTATGAAGACTGCTGCGGAAAATACATTACTGGACGAGAAAAAGCCCCTACCGCATTAGATCTGATGCGTTCAAGATATACGGCGCATGTGAAGGCAAACGTGGACTATATCGTCAATACCACCTTACCTGAGCAACAAGCCGACATTGACCGTGCTGCTGTAACCGCCTGGGCCGTAAAGACCCAATGGAAAGGCTTGGAGATTGTCAGCACCTTAGAAAAAGAGGAAGGCAATGAAGGTATTGTGGAGTTCAAAGCTTTCTTTGAAGCCAACGGACAGGTAAAACAACACCACGAAAGATCGATATTTGAAAAACGAGAAGACCAATGGTATTATGTGGGTGGTGCGACCAACCCCTCTTCCAAAGGAGATCGTATTCAGCGAAATGGCCAGTGCCCTTGCGGTAGTGGTAAAAAATATAAAAAATGCTGTGGAAAATAA